One genomic region from Natrinema caseinilyticum encodes:
- a CDS encoding ABC transporter ATP-binding protein, translated as MTSEPLLSIRNLRTYFHTDDGVVKAVDGISFDVNRGETVCLVGESGSGKSVTGESVTKLLPMPPGELVGGSVVFDGEDVGTVSDARLRELRGGRIGHVFQNPEGALNPVYTVGYQIREAITAHRDVPASTARRRAIDLLEDVGIPEATTRIDDYPHEFSGGMKQRVVIAMALACEPDLLIADEPTTALDVTIEAQILERFRALQAAYDMGIVFITHDLGVVAEIADTVAVMYAGKVMEIGPVEDIFENPAHPYTKALLDCLPGRSDLDPIPGTLPSAIDPPSGCRFHERCAYATEECRRGDQPPMTDLGDGRRASCVHWRDGADGLPNLVEAPDVGPGFGGGR; from the coding sequence ATGACCAGCGAACCACTACTCTCGATCCGGAACCTGCGGACGTACTTCCACACCGACGACGGAGTCGTCAAAGCGGTCGACGGCATCAGCTTCGACGTGAACCGCGGCGAAACCGTCTGTCTCGTCGGTGAGAGCGGGTCCGGAAAATCCGTGACTGGCGAATCGGTGACGAAACTGCTCCCGATGCCACCCGGCGAACTCGTCGGCGGGTCGGTGGTCTTCGACGGCGAAGACGTCGGTACCGTCTCCGACGCCAGGTTGCGGGAGCTACGCGGCGGCCGGATCGGACACGTCTTCCAGAACCCGGAGGGTGCGCTCAACCCCGTTTACACCGTCGGATACCAGATCCGGGAAGCGATCACCGCTCATCGGGACGTCCCGGCGTCGACGGCCCGCCGACGGGCGATCGATCTCCTCGAGGATGTCGGCATCCCGGAAGCGACGACTCGAATCGACGACTATCCACACGAGTTCTCCGGCGGAATGAAACAGCGCGTCGTGATCGCGATGGCACTCGCCTGCGAGCCGGACCTGTTGATCGCGGACGAGCCGACGACGGCACTGGACGTCACGATCGAGGCACAGATACTCGAGCGTTTTCGAGCGCTGCAAGCGGCATACGACATGGGTATCGTCTTCATCACGCACGATCTCGGCGTCGTCGCCGAGATAGCAGATACAGTCGCCGTCATGTACGCGGGGAAGGTGATGGAAATCGGCCCCGTCGAGGACATCTTCGAGAATCCGGCCCATCCATACACGAAAGCGCTACTCGACTGCCTTCCAGGCCGATCGGACCTCGACCCCATCCCTGGGACGCTCCCCAGCGCGATCGATCCGCCGTCGGGGTGTCGGTTCCACGAGCGGTGTGCGTACGCGACCGAGGAGTGTCGCCGCGGTGACCAGCCGCCGATGACCGACCTCGGGGACGGTCGGCGAGCGTCCTGCGTTCACTGGCGCGACGGCGCCGATGGTCTCCCGAACCTCGTGGAGGCGCCCGACGTAGGCCCGGGTTTCGGGGGTGGCAGATGA
- a CDS encoding ABC transporter ATP-binding protein → MSADRPLLEVDSLEKHFPMTRGVLNDEIGRVRAVDGISFEIEAGETFGIVGESGCGKSTAARTILRLEEPTGGSVRFDGRDVTEYDRAELKRFRREAQLVFQDPDSSLDPRMSVGESLAEPLIVHGMSDRERRRSIVEKLLVRVGLHADDLDRYPHEFSGGQKQRIGLARALVLNPRLLVADEPVSALDVSVQAEILELVADLQREFGLSVLVISHNLGIVRHICDRVGVMYLGKLVEVGPAGDLFSNPKHPYTRALVSAIPSTDRSQRGRRVGLDGDVPDPANPPRGCRFHTRCPDVVPPNGYDIEQDTWRTVLDFKQRVESGISRAELFDLVYPASTTEEREASGRLPAGDVEDAFRSEYGLDAPLEDARLESVFVRTVERIASGDVGAARELLDDELPTVCQHSSPDLVAENGHRVTCHLIDEPPRSADAPASDRDALRSDDADE, encoded by the coding sequence ATGAGCGCGGACCGCCCGCTACTCGAGGTCGATTCCCTGGAGAAACACTTCCCAATGACACGGGGCGTGCTGAACGACGAGATCGGCCGCGTGCGGGCCGTCGATGGGATCTCCTTCGAGATCGAAGCGGGCGAAACGTTCGGCATCGTCGGCGAATCCGGGTGCGGAAAGTCGACCGCGGCACGGACCATCCTCCGTCTCGAGGAGCCGACCGGCGGGTCGGTCCGGTTCGACGGACGGGACGTCACCGAGTACGACCGGGCGGAACTGAAGCGGTTCCGACGCGAGGCCCAGCTGGTGTTTCAGGACCCGGATTCGAGTCTGGATCCGCGAATGAGCGTCGGCGAATCGCTTGCGGAGCCGCTGATCGTCCACGGAATGAGCGATCGCGAGCGCCGCAGATCGATCGTCGAGAAGCTCCTGGTCCGAGTCGGATTGCACGCGGACGACCTCGATCGGTACCCCCACGAGTTCTCGGGCGGGCAGAAACAGCGAATCGGACTCGCCCGGGCGCTCGTCTTGAATCCGCGGCTGCTCGTTGCGGACGAACCGGTCAGCGCGCTCGACGTTTCCGTGCAGGCGGAAATCCTCGAACTCGTGGCCGACCTCCAGCGGGAGTTCGGCCTGAGCGTCCTGGTCATTAGCCACAACCTCGGGATCGTTCGACACATCTGCGATCGCGTCGGGGTCATGTACCTCGGGAAACTCGTCGAAGTCGGCCCGGCGGGGGACCTGTTCTCGAACCCGAAACACCCCTATACGCGCGCACTGGTTTCGGCGATCCCCTCGACCGACCGTTCCCAGCGCGGACGGCGGGTCGGACTCGACGGCGACGTCCCCGATCCCGCGAATCCGCCCAGAGGCTGTCGGTTCCACACTCGCTGTCCGGACGTCGTTCCACCGAACGGGTACGATATCGAACAGGATACCTGGCGTACCGTCCTCGACTTCAAGCAACGCGTCGAGTCGGGAATCTCGAGAGCCGAACTGTTCGATCTGGTGTATCCCGCGTCGACGACCGAAGAGCGCGAGGCCTCCGGCCGGCTGCCTGCCGGCGACGTCGAGGACGCGTTCCGTTCCGAGTACGGACTCGACGCACCACTCGAGGACGCGCGACTCGAATCCGTGTTCGTCCGTACCGTCGAGCGGATCGCATCCGGCGACGTGGGTGCGGCCCGCGAGTTGCTCGACGACGAGTTACCGACGGTCTGCCAGCACTCGAGCCCGGATCTCGTCGCGGAGAACGGACACCGGGTCACCTGTCACCTGATCGACGAGCCACCCCGCTCGGCGGACGCACCCGCGAGCGACCGCGACGCACTTCGATCGGACGACGCGGACGAGTGA